The stretch of DNA GGACTTAAACTTGAGAAGTTAGAAATGTCAAAGCCCAGCTAGAACTTAATCTGACCACTGCTGTAAAGGACaacaaaaaagtgtttctaCAAACAAAAGGAAGGCCAAGGAGAATCTCTATCCTTTGTTGGATGTCGGGGGAAGGATGAGGAATTGCCTTCTTTGTCTCAGTCTTTAATAACAAGACCAGTTTTTTAAAGACTACCAGTTGTTGTTAAGGTACCCAGCTCCCATTAGCTGGAAGACAGAGACAGGGAGCGGAATGATGCCCTCATAATCCATGAGGGAATGGTCAATTAACTGCTATGCAACTCAGCCCCATACAAGTCCGTGGGGCTGGAGGAGTTTCACCCTCAATTAAAACTGCATCTACAGCCTTCCTGGTTCTAGGTCTATGCTTCTGACTTGGAgacctgcagttctctgtgattttgtaaaacaaaatctgaatatgTTTAGATTCctagtcaattttttttttacttgaaaatgagaaaaaaaaaaaaaacactagaaaaaatacttttggcTCTGAATTCCCACATGAGGAAGGAAAACTCACCAAACCCTTGCTTCTCATACAAGATCTCTGAACTAGCTTAGCATCAAATACTTCAGGTTAGAGATCAAGTTTCCTTGATCTCATGTCAGACATGAAATCCTTTGAGAACCTATTCATTCCCATCAGTTCTGGGTCTTTTCCAAAATACACATGTGCTGTGGTCAGGCATCAGTCCCTTGGCTAACAGGACTAAAACTCATAGGCAACCTGAAAACCCAGGGTCCACTTGCACTGGTAGCTGACCACCAGTAGCAGACAGAAACCCTGTACTTTTGCagtaaaaattgaaaacattaGAATATACTTTAAATTTTGATCATGTTcgtgttttttctggtttatttatcCAACCACCACCTAGAGCTACAAGTGTCATAAATCTGACAGCTcctcttcccaaaggaaaataatctcaCACAGTAACACTTAAGAATTTCTATGCCAGGCAGATAAAGAAATACTAGGATATATAGCTTTGGTTTTCCTATTACTTGTTCCACATCTCAGTTTACATTTAATTAACACAACAAAGACTCCTAATGCTTTTAATAAGCTGAAGCAATGGAAAATCTTGGTATCTATGGCTAGATCCACGCACCTTCATGGACAGTATAAAAGCCTCCTTTAAGTACAAGGAGTCTGTTGAGAACTGACAAGGAAAAacaatacaattaaaaatacaattcacTGACAACTATGCAATCAAAAGTATGAAAACTTAAAAGGTTGAGGTGGAACTCTTTCcgagttgttttttttcaagtctgttGATGGTGAGGGAGAATGTCATATACTTACCTGTATCTTCTCACATCCATTTTTCCTACAAGCATGCTTCCTCCAGAACTTCATGCCAAAAAAAGCTGTGGCCTCCTAAGAGTGCTGAACTGCCTAGTAGGGCAGCCAGACATCAAATTAGTGTGGATCAGCAGATGTATAAACATAAACCCTGCTTAAAATAAGGAATCaaaattcatataaaataaTCACAGCAATTTCTACAGAAGCAAAGGCAAAGGAAGCTGTGAGAAAATAACTTGTGCCTTTTATGCGTATTTCAGAACTAGTGTTTGTAATATTCCTGAGACCAGCCAATCGATATTACCTTtacatagaaaaaatatatttgtctcAGTATTTCTCAAATGGGAGAGAGCTGCCAGTGGATACAAAGCTGGAATATATTAGAAATGGACTTAATAATGCTGAGCTAAAAATCTTCTGTACAACCACCAGTAAAAGCAGTAGAAAAATGTGAGGGTTTTGTGCAATATTCCTGTCATTATCACAAGAATGAAGTGTGATTCAGCTAGATTTATCCCTAAAAAAAGGCATCTAAAGATATCGCTAGATAATCAGCTCACtgacaaaacacaaataataatGTTGTGCACATGTTTTTCATCATGGCTGCAAGGTGATACCGACAACATAAGCTCAGACTGAGGAAAGGAATTGAACCAACAAATCTCTccatgagattaaaaaaaaagaaagctattgTCTTTAAAGACTTCAAgatgctctgcagagggaaaattACAGTGGAAGATGctgatatatatttttcctacgttggttttgaaataaaagcaaaatccatGACAAAAATGCCACAATCTAGAAACCCATCATATatgttcagggttttttcaaaatagattttaaagtaACCTCTAAAAAGGAAGCAACAAAACATAATTGTAAACAAACAATTGCCTTGGAGATTATGACTTTCTGCTGAGGCCTTGGAGGTGTCATAGTTTAAGGTAGTTCACATTTTTAATGgttacaaaaaaaccaagcatTTAAAGCTGTCAGCAGTAATGTTTGCAAAggagtaaaggagaaaaaagaaagcagtaagtTGACAGAAACCACTCTCTGATGAATTTTATGTGTGTAACCAAATAACTACTGGCTTTCTtaaacaaccccccaaaaaaccaaaccaaaccaaacaacaaaaaaaaaaggacaaaaacgaagaagaaaaaagagaaaaggaaaattataagGTAATAAAGTTACACACCTTGGACCTCTGCCCTTGAGAACTCCAATCCATGTCATTAGTTCCTGGTTATTTCCACCTGCAAACACCTCTTTAAGATGTGTAGTCTTTTATGTGCTCACAGAGCTATCCAGTAGTTATTAGCTGCTCAGGAGCACATGAATCCAACATCTAAATCCTTAGGAGTTGCTTTCCAAAAGTGTTAAGCTTCCATCTGCTCCAACGGGGAAGTTTCACTTTCTGCCAATTTTTAGCACATCTGGAAATCAGACCCttgacttaaaaatatataaaaatatattttaaaattctgtacaGTCTTATGGCTTTGCTCTGCTATTGAAACGGGTACATGAAACGTGCTGTCATTTTCACCACATCCAAATTGACCTGTAAAACTTTTCCTGTAAAATAGCCactaaaggaaaaatgaaaagggaatcAAGGGACTGCTGTCCTTGCAAACTTCTCCTGCCTTTATCAGAGAATGAGGTCTTTTTAATTAGGTTATAGAACGAATTCATTAGTACTGATAAGTTGATTCATACAGACTTGttgattttaaagtaaaaccaCCATGTATTAAGTGGAAAAGTGAATACTCCCTTCTATGAGGTCTGTAATATTAGAAATTCATTGTTCACCATActaagaaaatgaacattttggctatttttttttctaatagacCCCTCTTCTACACTCTTTTTAACACCAGATAAAGAGTTTTTAGCAATGTGAACCATGGTCTGGTGGGGCATTGCAGAAGTCTCCCGTGTCAGCACTAAACATTCACAATTTCCCAGGGCACCAGTTCTTGCCTTTAATTTCAAACTACAGCTTATTGCCTACAGTAAAGGTCCTTCCTATAGACTGTATTTGCAGCTGgttcttgcttttctgttgaGAAAATAAAGGTGCTTTGATCTCAAATCAAAATAAAGGGAGTGGAGAGTCAGGTTTGGGGCAGGTATAGAAAGAACAAATAGATTTTTTAGCAGATGCATTGAAAAGTTGTTTGCACATCCTGCataaaaggcagcagaaagatCAGGCACTCTAACTTGGAAGGTGAGGTTTGACAGTTTTTTTAGGCTGATTTCTTAAGGCCAGACACTGAACCTATTCAGTTAGAAAATCAAAACTATAGGAGTAGTTCAGAGAATATTGGCAAATATTCTGTCATGGTGCTTTTTTGCCTAAAAGCTCTGACCATCCTTTGATTGGAGTAATTATAGGAGGTAGAAGCAACCATACTATGCTTGTTGCACACAGTTCCTTGCCAGAAATAATCCATTGAGCAGTGCTGACAAGTTGACACTAGCAGCTGTTGCCACACAGTCACCGAGCAGCGAATATGTATTTCTTCTACACTTGGGCAGCATAAGTTGCTTCTGTGGAGCTGATTTTAGTCGGTGCTCATTTAAGATATGAGGCTTTGCGGTCAGCCTCCAACAAGGCAGTGCAATTAAGACTGTGTCAGAATGTAATTAGTGTATGCATAGACCATGGATCATGAAGAAAGCCAGCAGCTATGAaggctttaatttctttccatatcctttttttaaaaattgttgttTTATTGCAGTCTATTATTTAAACAGTAAAAACTTCTGACATATGATTAGCTATGAGGCCGATGAAGGTCTGGTGAACCTTTCACTCATGACTTCTCTGGCATGATCTCCCCAGTGGTTATTGACCAACAATGACATTGACAAGGCCATGTACCAGAGGTTCAGTATATACACTGTGGAGTGGCTGTAGTATTGGAACTAAGATTTTGGCATCTGGGTCATAGGCACAGAGGTTGCGCAGGATGCTGCTCTGTGAACTCTTTACCAGCCACCATTGCTCATGGTGTATTCCCTCCAGCCTCTGGCACAGCCAAGGCCACATGGGGTCCTGGAGATGACACTGTCCTTTGTAAAATTCTGCCCAGATCTCAGGAAGGAGGCCACCCACAGGCTatggctctgcagccccctgcTCAGCTGGGGACAGTGTCCCCTGTGGAGAAGACAGAGGGGGCACCACAGAGTGATGGGGGCTGTTTTCAGCCAGGTGGCTGGAAGCAATCCCTGCCAGGGTACTGCTATCTTGTGACTCTTTGGATGATGGCAAACTGTAGATAGTCCTGTTTATCCTGCTCAGAAAACCTGACAGCCTCCATTGTTCTTCTACAGAATGGGTACAATGGATTTCTCCTTGGTCCACCGCAGGATACAGCCCAGGCAGAACTGATGTCaacagggcagagcagaagcCATGTCCTTTCAAGTGTCCTGGCAAATAGGGCAGGTGCAGTCTGTCCCAGGGCCATACCTGCTTGTCgcagcaggctggggagagctgAGGACCAGGAGCTGCTTCCATTAGCAGTCCTGCCTGAAAGGAGTCCTGGCTTGAGTTGAACTGGCCCAGACTCTGCTGGCTCCCAAGTATAAGCAGGAAGGGACGTTGCACTGCAATCTATTTCCCCGCGATGCCACAATCCACCACTTAGTGATACCACCCTCCACCACCCATGCCTGGTCTACGCaccctgcagcagtgcagccCTGAAGGAGCTCCACAGGAGCCAGATGAAATGGCCCCTCAGACCCCTCAACAGTCCAGCCAGCAATACCCAGGTAGGACACAGATGGTGGTTCATGGCTGGGAGAGTATTCATGGACATCTCCAAGGACAAGTTTCTCAGGGATTCCCCACATCTCTGGGATCTGTCCATCAGCTCTCTTAGAAACACTAAAGCTTCAGCTGGACCAGCAAAGGGTAAAGGGCCTTCTGGCCACTTTTCCTACCATGTTGCATGCATTGCTGCACAAGgaccctttttctcctcttctctacTGCCCTGCAGATACCAGGGACCAAAATAAAAAGCTCCTGGCCCTCTGTATATGATAACATGTTTTTTATATTCCTGTGCCAGGGTGGAAGAAAGCTGTCCTGTGGTTCAGGAGAGGCCAGGAGCCTCTTGGCCTTCCCAGAAGGCTTAGATGGCCCCAGCAGATGAAGTTCCCAGGATCAGCTCTGATCAGAGCTTGGGAAGCACAGGAAGTTGATGATCCAGGCAGAAGGCTATCTCCTCCATATCCTGCGGAGCTTATCTTGTAGCAGCTGGAATCTGAAGGGCAACCGATGTCTTGGTGCAGTTCTTAGGATGTGCAGTGTTTGATCGGCCAGGGTTGAGATTGAGGGGCTGATGTCATTTGTCATCCCTACAAGGGCTGGAACACAGAAGAATGGCAGCAAGATCAGCCCCCAGTTTTGTGAGATCTCCTGGAGCTCTTCTGGCAGGGCCATCCCACTCAGCTCTTCCTATGGTCAGGAGGGAGTAGGGCCCAATAGGATCAGCTGGAAGATGCTGGCCACAAATACCTCACATGCCCTTgaaatctctctctgctctgccctgctcaaTCCCTTAactgcacagggagcagagctcttcccagctggggcagggattgcagctccctgcccaggctcTTTACCCCTTCCTGATTAGCCCCAGTTGACACCCTACTGCCCTCACTCACCATCACAGATGTTCTGGAACTCTTCCTGCTGTCCCCTTATATGCTGTCCAGCAAGCCCTAGGAACACACACAGCCTGTCATGTCCCCAGTGGCACAGCTCCCTGACATGagtgctgccagcctggccacACACCTTCCTCCTCTGGCCTGGCTGAGCCCAGGACCAGTCCAGATCATGACACCCAGGGGTGTGAGAGGGTGGTAGGGACCATGAACCTGCACTTGGAGTTGGGGGTCCAGAGTCACTGGGCTGAATCCTGCTGCCAGTGTAGCAGACAGGGTTGAGGCTGAGCTTcagtggggcagagagagaccCCGGGGCTGTGGCTCACCGATGAACCTGATAGCTGTCTCTCTCATGGACTCCTGTGAGCTCTCCAAGTATGTCAGGGACTGGCGTCGGTACTCATCTGTTGTcctcctgccctctgacagCTGGAGAGATCacaagggaaaacagggaagggTTGGCACAGCTCTTCTTTTGATCAGCTAGCAATGGGtgcagcagtgggcaggagcacagctgcCAACCCCACACACTGGGTATTAGGGGTAGAGGGCTTGTTCAGGTTGGGTTTGGGGCTTTGGAACTGTCCTTACTAGACACTCGCTGAATCTCCATGgctgctccctctccagcaGTTGCAtgaacctcctcttcttcaggaaCTTGGTTGCTTGTAGCAGGGTTTCCAGAGAGGCCTGAAGAACAGCAGAGACTGAGAGATGGTACCTCAGCATAGAgccaggaggaggctggagagctgcagtcCATGAGTCACCACGGTTGGAGGCAGCTGAGCCACCTCCCATGGGGGCATCAGCAGCTCAGAGTCCTCACCTCTGCCACACATTGGTTCTCATCATGGAGGTGGTAGAAGAGTGGGAGCAGACTTTGGTGCACACACGTCTTCAGGtgcctttttccctctttctctaCATAGACTATCATGTCTCCAAAGAGGAGAATGGAGAGCAGTCGTACTCGGCTGGCATCCTTGTGGAAAGAAGGAGGGCAAGACCTTAGCACTGGCTGCTCCAGATCCACCTGGTCTTGGGCCTGAAAATCCACATAGCACAAAATTTCCTGGCAGCACACAGCAGTCATGGTAGGGGGTGCAGAGTCTTACATTGTCAAATAGTGGCAGCAGTGCCTCACCCAGCTGCAGAGCGATGGGGGTGGCAATCGGAACGTCTCTGTCCAGGAGCACCttgctgagcacagggagggTCAACTCAACTAGCTCCCCATCTACATCCTTCAGTAGTTCCATGAGGCTTTTAGTAAGGCCTTGTAACCTTTTGGCCTGTGTGGAACACAATGATGTGCTGTGACACAACAGAAAGCTGCTCCAGCAAACCTACTCTGGTGGTGCAGCCCAACGCTGCTTCCTCGGGCCTCAGAGTCCAAAGGCCTGCCTCAAAGGAATCAAGCAGCTGAATGGGGAGGCAAGattgctgggagcagctgccacagctcccaaAGCCCAGCCAAGTCCAAGATACTTCATTACCCAGCACTCCTCACCCAGCCCCACACTGCCAACACAACTTCAGGCAGCTGCCCCCTTGTCACCTTCAAGGGATTCTTGCAGAGCATGAGGAGGCCTCTGAGCACCAGGTGACGCATTTCTTTGCAGTCACTCTGAAGGTGAGTTGTCATGAGCTGCAGGATGGTGTCAACCAGTTTCTCTGTTTCAAGGCAGTTCAGGATCTGAAAGACACAGGTTGCTTCACACAACAATGGAGTACCCAGGACCCCAGCATTGTATAGGGCCTGGGCCATGGGCAGCACCCCAGGTAGCCCAGCCCAAAGGCTGTGCAGAGCTCCTGGGCTCTCTGCCCTGTGCAGATCTCTTGCCAACTCTGCTGTGTTCTTCCGCCCTCAGCAGCCTCAGATTCCTCTACCTTGAGGAGCCATACCTCAAATGAGGGCTGGTACCAGGCTGGCAGGAAACACAGGTGGAGGAGACAAGTGTCACCCCAGCAACAAGGGATCAAGGTCATACAGCAGAACCCCTCCTTTGCCCCAGCTCCACTGACTGGGCTCTCCCCACAGCAGTGGCTACAAGAGGGCAGAgtggcaggaggcagctcagCGAGGCAGCACTTGCCACCAGGTTCACCTCAACAAGGAATGCCATGGCAGGGACCCTCCAGTGCAACTCCTCCCTGGTGAACAGTGTGAGCAGGTAGCGTGCGATCCCTTCACGCATGGGCCTGGAGACACGATGCATCTCTCTGGCAGGAAGAAGACACTGTCAACCCTGAGCAGGGTGGGCAAATCTCTCCCAAGATGACTCCCAGAGTTCTGGTCTTTCCCCATGATCCCTCGCCAAGAGAAAGGCAGTGCCCAACACCAGAAGGCTGCTTTTGGGAAAGACACCAGAAAAACACTTAGGAAAGTTCCCCAGGCTCTGTTGCTGGCCCTCAGCGCaacctgccctgccccagcaggcTGCCCTCAGTGGGGCTGCCTGCACAGaccccctgctctgtgccatcAGTCTAGGCCCCACAGGATGGAATGATGATGCTTTGGGAGGTGGCTGCTCCTATGCACCTGCCTCTTCCTTTTTGTCTGCTGGGCCATCCCCTGGTGACAAGTCCCTCTCACCCATGATGACAGGGACTGTGTGGGGCTCCCTGTCTGCAGGGAAGAAATGATGAGGGtaggcaggagaaggagaatCTCACCTGGCCAAAAGGCCCACTGCATAGGGGTGGGTGTCAGTGCTGAGCAGGGTGTCCCAGCCTTTCTTACGTTCAACTGCCAGCACCACATCCTCAAGCTGCAGGCGACACAGCAGTGCTTTCACTGTCAGCACTGCAAACCTGTGTGTAAAGCACAGCTCAGATAATGGAGGGAGCCCTGGCCTCAGCCCCAGAGGCATGGGAGGGACAGAAGGACTGGAATGGAGCACCTGTTGGGGTTGGCAGGATGGTGGTGCCTCTGCCGGCATCTCCTCCAGAAGAAATTGATCTTACTTGgcatctgctctgtgctgcagaagacTTGGACGAGCAGAGCCACAAAGAGGCAGGGGACCACAAACGAtgcctgtggggacaggggcacCCGGATGATTTCCCACAGTGCCCTGGTTGCctgcaaaaaacaaaacacccagaGACCATGCTCAGGCATTACTCTGGGTCAGGTGAGGCACCAGGTCAGCACCCAGTCTGAGTGCCCCTGAAGCTGCCCCTAAGCCAGCCTTCCAGCCCAGTGCCTGAGGCAGAGAAATAGAGAGGTGGGGGAGGCTGGAGACCCAAGAGAGAGGGGCAGAGAGGGGCAAGAAAAGGCCTGGTGATaaactcacagccagggcaaagaCTTCCTTGCTCTCCCCCTCGGAGGTGCATGCGCTGTGCAGCGGCCAGTCCTCCAGCACACAGGGCAGCTCCGACAGCACCACCTCTGCAGTCCTGCTCGAGGACACCATCACCTTCCACATggacacagcagctctgcaggtccAGAGGTCTCCATCAATGGGGTCTCAGCCACAGCACCATGGCCTGGGCAGCCACAAGAGTCCAAGctggctgccagccctgcctctgcccacagcccctcacCAGCATCAAGCAGTGAGACCACCCttgtgggcagggacagtgcCTTTAGGGGCAGGGAGGAAGCATGGCAGCAGGCTCTGGGGCTGACATGCCAAAGCTGGGAAACAGAGCAGGCAAAGGGTCCTAGAACTATCCATCAGTCTGGCAGCCCACATGGGATGGCCTCTACAGGGTGATGGGCTCTAAAGGCTGGTGAGCTTTGAGCCCCCAAGGCAGGTGGGCCTCATACCTGTCACATGAAGGGGCACAGCACAACAGGGTCACTACCACATCATTGGGGTGTGCTTGTGCCAGCTTCAGAAGGCTCTTGTCAAGCCTGTGCTCAGCAGACAGATCTGTGTTGGTCTTGAGCCACCGGTAGATATATGCCACAATCGTTGGCACCTGGAGGAGATGTGGGGGAGAGTTGCCAAATGAGCCATATCCCCAGCTTCTGCAGACAATTGCTTCCATTCCCACTCCACCGTGATGGCCCGGAAGGATTCTGAGTGGGTGCCCAGAGGACCCAACTTGAGGGGGCACACAATCTGCAGGGGGCCTGAGCCTCAGCTACAGGCTACTTACGCGCTTCAAATTGGGGATGTCACTCTGCACAAGCGAATTCAGCATGGCAGCACAAGCCTCTGGGTTATAGGAGTCAGAGTTCGCCATGCCCTCGATGGCTGTGATGGCCATCTCTTCACGTTCAGTGGTCTTGACAAATTTCCAAAAGGTCTGTAAAAGGAAGGGCCAGGCAGAGAGGGTTGTCCCATCAAGACCTTCAATGGCAATGCTCAGCTAAGCAGCAAGAGCATacccagcccaggcagggatGGTGGCAGGTACCTGTATTCTACTGCTGAAACGCTTACGGATGAGCTCCTGCTCTTCTGTCAGGACTGCAACCGGATCTGACAAAGAGCAAGCAGAGCTGAGGGCTGTGGGAAAGGTTGGAAAACATAGCCAAGCCTCCCCAAAGCTGTGCTCCCCAATCAAGGCCAGCCTCCAGATGATCAAT from Chiroxiphia lanceolata isolate bChiLan1 chromosome Z, bChiLan1.pri, whole genome shotgun sequence encodes:
- the LOC116781210 gene encoding maestro heat-like repeat family member 5, which encodes MAARPQSVPGQAGVKKEEEGPGVAPSLPSLGQEPSNSDSRMEDGQSSVTGPARVNEEEEGPGSAPEWPPQKMEEFQPLRADPVAVLTEEQELIRKRFSSRIQTFWKFVKTTEREEMAITAIEGMANSDSYNPEACAAMLNSLVQSDIPNLKRVPTIVAYIYRWLKTNTDLSAEHRLDKSLLKLAQAHPNDVVVTLLCCAPSCDRAAVSMWKVMVSSSRTAEVVLSELPCVLEDWPLHSACTSEGESKEVFALAATRALWEIIRVPLSPQASFVVPCLFVALLVQVFCSTEQMPSKINFFWRRCRQRHHHPANPNRFAVLTVKALLCRLQLEDVVLAVERKKGWDTLLSTDTHPYAVGLLAREMHRVSRPMREGIARYLLTLFTREELHWRVPAMAFLVEILNCLETEKLVDTILQLMTTHLQSDCKEMRHLVLRGLLMLCKNPLKAKRLQGLTKSLMELLKDVDGELVELTLPVLSKVLLDRDVPIATPIALQLGEALLPLFDNDASRVRLLSILLFGDMIVYVEKEGKRHLKTCVHQSLLPLFYHLHDENQCVAEASLETLLQATKFLKKRRFMQLLEREQPWRFSECLLSEGRRTTDEYRRQSLTYLESSQESMRETAIRFIGLAGQHIRGQQEEFQNICDALVGMTNDISPSISTLADQTLHILRTAPRHRLPFRFQLLQDKLRRIWRR